Proteins encoded together in one Vibrio metoecus window:
- a CDS encoding PTS sugar transporter subunit IIA, with protein sequence MGLKQSLIENNSIQLQAKADNWREAIKIGTDMLIASGAITPAYHEAIIASVEQLGPYICIAPNLALPHARPENGVLRTAFALVTLQEPIYFEGEDEPVDVLITLAGSSSDEHMEGLMEVTQVLDDENSASGVDLDKLRRCRDKQQVYAVIDQALSPQATTQPAFAHTA encoded by the coding sequence ATGGGACTCAAACAATCCTTAATCGAGAACAACTCAATCCAATTGCAAGCCAAAGCCGATAACTGGCGTGAGGCGATCAAAATTGGCACCGATATGTTGATAGCCTCTGGCGCGATTACGCCAGCCTATCACGAGGCGATCATCGCCAGTGTCGAGCAGCTCGGCCCCTACATCTGCATCGCTCCTAATCTTGCCCTGCCCCATGCGCGCCCCGAAAACGGCGTGTTGAGAACTGCTTTTGCGCTGGTGACCTTACAAGAGCCGATCTATTTCGAAGGCGAAGATGAGCCGGTGGATGTGCTGATTACCTTAGCCGGCAGTTCCTCCGATGAGCATATGGAAGGACTGATGGAAGTGACGCAAGTGCTGGATGATGAAAACAGTGCCAGCGGAGTCGATCTGGATAAGCTGCGCCGCTGCCGCGATAAACAGCAAGTGTATGCGGTGATTGACCAAGCACTCTCACCCCAAGCGACTACCCAACCCGCATTTGCGCACACCGCGTAG
- a CDS encoding L-ribulose-5-phosphate 4-epimerase, translating into MYSELKQRVFNANLKLPKYGLVTFTWGNVSEIDRERGVLAIKPSGVEYDAMRAEDMVIVDLTGKVVEGKLNPSSDTATHIELYRAFPDVGGVVHTHSRSATIWAQAGIDIPALGTTHADYFYGDIPCTRKLSHSEIAGEYEKNTGLVIVEEFRHRHIDPMAVPSVIVAGHAPFSWGKNAEDAVHNAVVLEEISAMALATRSLNSGIKIQPELSDKHYLRKHGANAYYGQR; encoded by the coding sequence ATGTACAGCGAACTGAAACAGCGCGTATTCAACGCCAATCTCAAATTGCCCAAATACGGTTTAGTCACTTTTACCTGGGGCAATGTGTCGGAAATTGACCGCGAACGCGGCGTACTGGCGATAAAACCGAGCGGCGTGGAATACGATGCGATGCGCGCCGAAGATATGGTGATTGTCGACCTCACGGGCAAAGTGGTGGAAGGCAAATTGAATCCATCGAGCGATACCGCAACCCATATTGAACTCTACCGCGCCTTTCCAGACGTCGGCGGCGTAGTGCATACCCATTCGCGCAGCGCCACGATTTGGGCTCAAGCGGGCATTGATATTCCCGCGCTCGGGACAACCCATGCTGATTACTTTTACGGCGACATTCCCTGCACGCGTAAGCTTTCGCACAGCGAAATTGCTGGTGAGTACGAAAAAAACACTGGCCTAGTGATCGTCGAAGAGTTTCGTCATCGCCATATCGATCCGATGGCGGTACCGAGTGTGATTGTGGCCGGACATGCGCCTTTCTCTTGGGGCAAAAATGCCGAAGATGCGGTGCACAACGCCGTGGTGCTGGAAGAGATCTCCGCAATGGCACTCGCCACTCGCTCGCTCAATAGCGGCATCAAAATTCAGCCCGAATTATCCGATAAACACTACCTGCGCAAACACGGCGCGAACGCTTACTACGGCCAGAGGTAA